One Oncorhynchus masou masou isolate Uvic2021 unplaced genomic scaffold, UVic_Omas_1.1 unplaced_scaffold_9364, whole genome shotgun sequence genomic window carries:
- the LOC135538288 gene encoding uncharacterized protein LOC135538288 yields the protein MSSTHPQLPSPPQYPTSAPSPTPAPILSSQPHPSTHPQLPAPPQHSSPAPNLSSQPHPSTHPQLPAPSRALIPSTQPQLPAPPQHPSSAPSPIPSTHPQHPTSAPSPIPSTHPQHPSSTPSPIPSTHPQHPSSAPSPIKHSSPAPILSSQPHPKHSSPAPILSSQPHPKHSSPAPILNSQPHPEHSSPAPILNSQPHPEHSSPAPILSSQPHPKHSSPAPILSSQPHPKHSSPAPILSSQPHPKHSSPAPILNSQPHPEHSSPAPILNSQPHPEHSSPAPILSSQPHPEHSSPAPILSSQPHPEHSSPAPILNSQPHPEHSSPAPILSSQPQPHPMHSSPAPILSSQPQPHL from the coding sequence TACCCATCCTcagctcccatccccaccccAGTACCCAACCTCAGCTCCCAGCCCCACCCCAGCACCCATCCTCAGCTCCCAGCCCCACCCCAGCACCCATCCTCAGCTCCCAGCCCCACCCCAGCACTCATCCCCAGCACCCAACCTCAGCTCCCAGCCCCACCCCAGCACCCATCCTCAGCTCCCAGCCCCATCCCGAGCACTCATCCCCAGCACCCAACCTCAGCTCCCAGCCCCACCCCAGCACCCATCCTCAGCTCCCAGCCCCATCCCGAGCACTCATCCCCAGCACCCAACCTCAGCTCCCAGCCCCATCCCGAGCACTCATCCCCAGCACCCATCCTCAACTCCCAGCCCCATCCCGAGCACTCATCCCCAGCACCCATCCTCAGCTCCCAGCCCCATCAAGCACTCATCCCCAGCACCCATCCTCAGCTCCCAGCCCCATCCCAAGCACTCATCCCCAGCACCCATCCTCAGCTCCCAGCCCCATCCCAAGCACTCATCCCCAGCACCCATCCTCAACTCCCAGCCCCATCCCGAGCACTCATCCCCAGCACCCATCCTCAACTCCCAGCCCCATCCCGAGCACTCATCCCCAGCACCCATCCTCAGCTCCCAGCCCCATCCCAAGCACTCATCCCCAGCACCCATCCTCAGCTCCCAGCCCCATCCCAAGCACTCATCCCCAGCACCCATCCTCAGCTCCCAGCCCCATCCCAAGCACTCATCCCCAGCACCCATCCTCAACTCCCAGCCCCATCCCGAGCACTCATCCCCAGCACCCATCCTCAACTCCCAGCCCCATCCCGAGCACTCATCCCCAGCACCCATCCTCAGCTCCCAGCCCCATCCCGAGCACTCATCCCCAGCACCCATCCTCAGCTCCCAGCCCCATCCCGAGCACTCATCCCCAGCACCCATCCTCAACTCCCAGCCCCATCCCGAGCACTCATCCCCAGCACCCATCCTCagctcccagccccagccccatcccatgCACTCATCCCCAGCACCCATCCTCAGCTCCCAGCCCCAGCCGCATCTCTAG